One genomic window of Clostridioides sp. ES-S-0054-01 includes the following:
- a CDS encoding radical SAM protein, which produces MKAKKVSRIRTENRTALQDVIPLETPFHIFLDPSAACNFKCKFCFNRDKSKTFHKIMEYELFEKIISDLKLFPDKLKVLRLYKEGEPLLNKNLPKMIYYAKKNDVCEKVDFTTNGSLLSIGKNKELIDSGLDAIIISVQGINEKQYYETSGIKIDFDEYVKNIKNLYKNKENCRVHIKTTDTNVSGLNEKKFYDIFGDICDEISIDKVTPIWPDLEIDNSKEDFEYGIYGNKIDNIHICPYIFYSLTINSDGSVSSCFLDWKHSNILGDVNKDSFFKIWNSEEVFNIRKAHLKGNIDNYSICKNCGQLKYGMADNIDDYSEEILLNLEKTSYKFKLENLNV; this is translated from the coding sequence ATGAAAGCAAAAAAAGTTTCAAGAATCAGAACAGAAAATAGAACAGCTTTACAAGATGTGATTCCACTAGAAACTCCATTTCATATTTTTTTAGATCCTTCAGCAGCTTGCAATTTTAAGTGTAAATTTTGTTTTAATAGAGATAAAAGCAAAACATTTCATAAAATAATGGAATATGAATTATTTGAAAAAATTATAAGTGATTTAAAATTATTTCCAGATAAGTTAAAAGTTTTAAGATTATATAAAGAAGGAGAGCCTTTACTTAATAAAAATCTACCTAAAATGATATATTATGCAAAGAAAAATGATGTATGTGAAAAAGTAGATTTTACAACAAATGGTTCATTATTAAGTATTGGGAAAAATAAAGAACTAATAGACTCAGGATTAGATGCTATTATCATATCTGTACAAGGAATTAATGAAAAACAATATTATGAAACGTCTGGAATAAAAATAGATTTTGATGAGTATGTAAAAAATATAAAAAATTTATATAAAAATAAAGAAAATTGTAGAGTACATATAAAAACAACAGATACTAATGTATCAGGATTAAATGAAAAAAAGTTTTATGATATATTTGGGGATATTTGTGATGAAATATCAATTGACAAAGTTACACCAATATGGCCAGATTTAGAAATAGACAATTCTAAGGAAGATTTTGAGTATGGTATATATGGTAATAAAATAGATAATATCCATATCTGCCCATATATATTTTATTCTTTAACAATAAATTCTGATGGTAGTGTTAGTTCTTGTTTTTTAGATTGGAAACATTCAAATATATTAGGCGATGTAAATAAAGATTCTTTTTTCAAAATTTGGAATAGTGAAGAAGTTTTTAATATTAGAAAAGCCCATTTAAAGGGAAATATAGATAATTATTCTATATGTAAAAATTGTGGTCAATTAAAATATGGAATGGCAGATAATATAGATGACTATTCTGAAGAAATACTTTTAAATCTGGAGAAAACATCATATAAGTTTAAACTGGAGAATTTAAATGTATAA
- a CDS encoding NAD-dependent epimerase/dehydratase family protein, translated as MICKTLRYDLDYTFNKLSSDEKEKLCNSTILITGFAGFIGYYFMRFFQHNKMKLNLKKVIAIDNFMLGCPKWVEDFKEDSIFQIEKFDISKDNISDIKDAENVDYVIHMASIASPTFYRKFPIETIDANIWGLRSLLEFYKEKLIKGFLFYSSSEVYGNPDSNNIPTTENYNGNVSITGPRSCYDESKRFGETICMLFSEKYNMPIGVVRPFNNYGPGMRISDKRVPADFAKAVKENRNIEILSNGLPTRTFCYIADAVNGYLKILLYGKYDFFNIGISNPEISIEELANIYKENGEEVFKYTGNITYNKSNEKHYLTHNPQHRCPNIDKAKVLLNYNPEIDVNMGVKRFLKFIKESEEYEYLW; from the coding sequence ATGATATGTAAAACACTAAGGTATGATTTAGATTATACGTTCAATAAATTATCTAGTGATGAAAAAGAAAAACTATGCAATTCTACAATCCTAATAACAGGTTTTGCTGGTTTTATAGGATATTATTTTATGAGGTTTTTTCAACATAATAAAATGAAATTAAATCTAAAGAAAGTTATTGCAATTGATAACTTTATGTTAGGATGCCCAAAATGGGTAGAAGATTTTAAGGAAGATTCCATTTTTCAGATTGAGAAATTTGACATATCAAAAGATAATATTTCAGATATTAAAGATGCTGAAAATGTGGATTATGTTATTCATATGGCTTCAATTGCTTCTCCTACATTTTATCGTAAGTTTCCAATTGAAACAATAGATGCAAATATTTGGGGATTAAGGTCTTTATTAGAATTTTATAAAGAAAAATTAATAAAGGGATTTTTATTTTACTCTTCAAGTGAAGTTTATGGAAATCCTGATTCTAATAATATACCAACAACTGAAAATTACAATGGGAATGTTTCTATAACTGGACCAAGATCTTGTTATGATGAGTCAAAACGATTTGGAGAAACTATTTGTATGTTATTTAGTGAAAAATATAATATGCCAATCGGAGTTGTGAGACCATTTAATAATTATGGTCCAGGTATGAGAATTAGTGATAAACGTGTACCAGCTGATTTTGCAAAAGCAGTAAAAGAAAATAGAAACATTGAAATATTATCAAATGGATTACCAACGAGAACTTTTTGCTATATAGCTGATGCTGTAAATGGTTATCTGAAGATATTGCTTTATGGAAAATATGATTTTTTTAATATAGGAATTTCAAATCCAGAAATATCTATAGAAGAACTTGCAAATATTTATAAAGAAAATGGAGAAGAAGTATTTAAATATACAGGGAATATTACATATAATAAATCTAATGAGAAACACTATTTGACTCATAATCCTCAACATAGATGTCCGAATATAGACAAAGCTAAAGTCCTACTAAATTATAATCCAGAAATAGATGTAAATATGGGTGTCAAGAGATTTTTAAAATTTATTAAAGAAAGTGAGGAGTATGAATATTTATGGTAA
- a CDS encoding glycosyltransferase, whose translation MYNILHITTHLGGGVGKVLANVCKYSATNTKGNIYKHKIILLEEPQKKSFLNICIEKGIEVIVSDRLSIISNEIKKSDIVQLEWWHHPKFAGFLNNFPNIDTRLVIWSHISGCNYPNIPFEFIKIPDKFIFTSEYSYENPQWSETEKKYARKNTTVINSSGGFDDFNNIEKSKHDGFNIGYIGTLNYSKLNPKFANYYNSIDVDVSKFIMIGDSEYVSEIRKNISKLKVYKKIEFKNYTDNVAEEMSKFDIFSYLLNKNHFGTTENVLLEAMYMGLPVISLNQCAEKYLIKNMETGILVNNLDEYKNSVKYIFENPSERKRLGENAKRYVQNEFSVDNTVNKLNCVYDEVMKNSKRKYSFNDVFGKYPYEWFLSCLGDKKRLFYGYENLNDYIKEIEEEMYILKEKNKSSIRQFIKYYPNDRYLNYLNKFVDKIICLSKLV comes from the coding sequence ATGTATAATATTTTGCATATAACAACGCATTTAGGGGGTGGTGTTGGAAAAGTTTTAGCAAATGTTTGTAAATATTCTGCCACTAACACTAAAGGAAATATTTATAAACATAAAATAATTCTATTAGAAGAGCCACAAAAAAAAAGTTTTTTGAATATATGTATTGAAAAGGGTATTGAAGTAATTGTTTCAGATAGATTATCTATAATATCAAATGAAATAAAAAAATCTGATATAGTTCAATTAGAATGGTGGCATCATCCTAAATTTGCAGGTTTTTTAAATAATTTTCCTAATATTGATACACGGTTAGTAATTTGGAGTCATATATCAGGTTGTAATTATCCTAATATACCTTTTGAATTTATAAAAATACCTGATAAATTTATATTTACATCTGAGTATTCTTATGAAAATCCTCAATGGTCTGAAACTGAAAAAAAATATGCAAGAAAAAATACGACAGTTATAAACAGTTCTGGAGGATTTGATGACTTTAATAACATAGAAAAAAGTAAACATGATGGATTTAATATTGGATATATAGGAACTCTAAATTATAGTAAATTAAATCCGAAATTTGCTAATTATTATAATAGTATAGATGTTGATGTTTCCAAATTTATAATGATTGGTGATAGTGAATATGTTAGTGAAATTAGGAAAAATATATCTAAATTAAAAGTATATAAAAAAATTGAATTTAAAAATTATACTGATAATGTTGCAGAAGAAATGTCTAAATTTGATATATTTTCATACTTATTAAATAAAAATCATTTTGGAACTACAGAAAACGTATTATTAGAAGCAATGTATATGGGTTTACCCGTAATTTCATTAAATCAATGTGCTGAAAAATATCTAATAAAAAATATGGAGACTGGCATATTAGTAAATAATTTAGATGAGTATAAAAATTCTGTAAAATATATTTTTGAAAATCCTAGCGAAAGAAAAAGACTTGGAGAAAATGCCAAAAGATATGTTCAAAATGAATTTAGCGTAGATAATACAGTAAATAAATTAAATTGTGTATATGATGAAGTTATGAAAAATTCTAAAAGAAAATATAGCTTTAATGATGTTTTTGGTAAATATCCATATGAGTGGTTCTTATCATGTTTAGGAGATAAGAAAAGACTATTTTATGGGTATGAAAATTTAAATGATTATATAAAAGAAATAGAAGAGGAGATGTATATTTTAAAAGAAAAAAATAAAAGTTCTATAAGACAATTTATTAAATATTATCCAAATGATAGATATTTAAACTATTTGAATAAGTTTGTAGATAAAATTATTTGTTTAAGTAAACTTGTATGA
- a CDS encoding radical SAM protein, with protein MIAKIEPGYGLERVKLSEVIPLDAPFTLIISPSTVCNFKCIYCAHSLSNGELEKKGFKASIMKWDTFIEIINQAKEFKRKFKVVSFIGTGEPTCNKRLPDMIKYVKESGIAERVEIITNGALLDEKLILSIINSGLDKIRISIQGLSEEMYKKTCNTRINFNDFVKNMKFLYDNKKDCEICIKIADLALDKYEEKNFYNIFGDICDKIFVENIRPVFDGVNYSMILRDTEDINAYGEKHDKITVCSQGFFTFVVWPNGDVYPCCSLENPSDLGNIHKNTLLEIWNGEKRRNFLLMQLNGNRFFNNVCKKCGAIDCVSKPEDELDKYAEKIKKRI; from the coding sequence ATGATAGCAAAAATTGAACCAGGTTATGGTCTAGAAAGAGTGAAATTGAGTGAAGTTATTCCTTTAGATGCACCATTTACATTAATCATATCTCCATCAACAGTATGTAACTTTAAATGTATATACTGTGCACATTCATTAAGTAATGGAGAACTTGAGAAGAAGGGTTTTAAAGCATCAATTATGAAATGGGATACATTTATAGAAATAATTAATCAAGCTAAAGAGTTTAAGAGGAAATTTAAAGTAGTAAGTTTTATAGGTACTGGAGAACCAACATGTAATAAAAGATTACCTGATATGATTAAATATGTTAAAGAAAGTGGAATAGCAGAAAGAGTAGAAATTATAACAAATGGAGCATTATTGGATGAAAAATTAATACTATCAATTATAAATTCTGGTTTAGATAAAATAAGAATTTCTATCCAAGGTTTATCTGAAGAAATGTATAAAAAAACTTGTAATACAAGGATAAATTTCAATGATTTTGTAAAGAATATGAAATTTTTATATGATAATAAAAAGGATTGCGAAATATGTATTAAAATAGCTGATTTAGCATTGGATAAATATGAAGAAAAAAACTTCTATAATATTTTTGGCGATATTTGCGATAAAATATTTGTCGAAAATATTAGACCTGTTTTTGATGGAGTAAATTATAGTATGATTTTGAGAGATACTGAAGATATTAATGCATATGGAGAAAAACATGATAAAATAACAGTTTGCTCTCAAGGATTTTTTACTTTTGTTGTTTGGCCAAATGGAGATGTCTATCCATGTTGTTCATTAGAAAATCCATCTGATTTAGGAAATATACATAAAAACACCCTTTTAGAAATTTGGAATGGAGAGAAAAGGAGAAATTTTTTATTGATGCAACTCAATGGAAACAGATTTTTTAATAATGTATGTAAAAAATGTGGAGCAATAGATTGTGTTTCAAAACCAGAAGATGAGTTAGATAAATATGCAGAAAAAATAAAAAAAAGGATATAA
- a CDS encoding NAD-dependent epimerase/dehydratase family protein, with the protein MYKEKILLTGATGYIGSFLAKKLYMLNYDVHILVRESSKLDSISEIEKNISLYVFNGDTIELNNILKNIKPDIVINLASLYLGSHASNQLIDLINSNVVFPTQLIEASINAKVNCFINTGTHWQNYNDCNYNPVNLYAATKEAFESISKYYIEVSNMRMITLKLIDTYGPYDFRPKVINLLKKIAISGENLEMSGGEQELGLVYIDDVIKAYLIAIETIQKLKSKEYKQFLVLPKKIYKLKEVIEIFQSVIGKKLNIELGKLPYKDREMMKVYTNGENILKNVSTMDLYEGISLMMNIEKNSDVKRG; encoded by the coding sequence ATGTATAAAGAAAAAATTTTATTAACAGGAGCAACTGGGTATATAGGATCATTTTTAGCAAAAAAACTTTATATGTTAAATTATGATGTTCATATTCTCGTTAGAGAAAGTTCTAAATTAGATTCAATATCAGAGATAGAAAAAAATATAAGTCTATATGTATTTAATGGAGATACAATAGAATTGAATAATATATTAAAAAATATTAAACCTGATATTGTTATAAATTTAGCTTCTTTGTATTTAGGAAGCCATGCTTCAAACCAACTTATAGATTTAATTAATAGTAATGTAGTATTTCCTACACAATTAATAGAAGCTTCTATCAATGCAAAAGTTAATTGTTTTATAAACACAGGCACTCATTGGCAAAATTATAATGATTGTAATTATAATCCTGTTAACTTATATGCAGCTACTAAAGAAGCATTTGAATCAATTTCAAAGTATTATATTGAGGTATCAAATATGAGAATGATAACTTTGAAATTGATAGATACATATGGTCCATATGATTTTAGACCTAAAGTTATTAATTTATTAAAAAAAATTGCAATAAGTGGAGAAAATTTGGAAATGTCAGGCGGAGAACAAGAATTAGGATTAGTTTATATTGATGATGTAATAAAAGCCTATTTAATTGCAATTGAGACTATACAAAAACTAAAATCTAAAGAATACAAACAATTTTTAGTGTTGCCTAAAAAAATATATAAATTGAAAGAAGTTATAGAAATATTTCAATCTGTCATTGGAAAGAAATTAAATATTGAATTGGGAAAATTACCTTATAAAGATAGAGAAATGATGAAAGTGTATACGAATGGAGAAAACATATTGAAAAATGTATCTACAATGGATTTGTATGAAGGAATAAGTCTTATGATGAATATTGAAAAAAATTCTGATGTGAAGAGAGGATAG
- the rfbC gene encoding dTDP-4-dehydrorhamnose 3,5-epimerase, whose translation MYRIKKTNIENCIEIFPNVFEDNRGITIKPYHRKSFEDLGILEEFKEDLFVTSSKGVIRGLHFQNEPFEQSKLIYCLKGSILDVAIDIRKGSKTYGQTVNFHIDSKKRNMAYIPAGFAHGYEVLEDDTMVVYKLSSMYAPEYEEGIRWDSVNIDWNTSNPILSDKDKKWQTFLEYTNSSLE comes from the coding sequence ATGTATAGGATAAAAAAAACTAATATAGAAAATTGTATAGAAATTTTCCCAAATGTATTTGAAGATAATAGAGGTATAACAATTAAACCATATCATAGAAAATCTTTTGAAGATTTAGGAATTTTGGAAGAGTTTAAAGAAGATCTATTTGTAACCTCTAGTAAAGGAGTAATAAGAGGTTTACATTTTCAGAATGAACCATTTGAACAAAGTAAACTAATTTACTGTTTGAAAGGAAGCATACTAGATGTTGCTATTGATATCCGAAAAGGATCAAAAACATATGGACAAACTGTTAACTTTCATATAGATTCAAAAAAAAGAAATATGGCATATATTCCCGCTGGATTTGCTCATGGATATGAAGTTTTAGAAGACGATACAATGGTTGTTTATAAATTATCTTCTATGTATGCGCCAGAATATGAGGAAGGTATAAGATGGGATTCTGTAAATATAGATTGGAATACAAGTAATCCTATTTTATCAGATAAAGATAAAAAATGGCAGACTTTTCTTGAATATACAAATAGTAGCTTAGAATAA
- the flgC gene encoding flagellar basal body rod protein FlgC, with the protein MSVFSGMRISASGLTAESLKMDIISSNVANINATRGPNGEAYRRKVVSFEENYDNKLGMLGVKVTSVEDDKSPLKEVYDPSHPDAKPNGYVEYPNVNILVEMTDLIAASRAYDSNVDTLNAQKSMISKALEIGK; encoded by the coding sequence ATGAGTGTATTCAGTGGAATGAGAATATCTGCTAGTGGGCTAACAGCAGAAAGTTTGAAAATGGATATCATATCATCAAATGTAGCTAATATAAATGCTACAAGAGGTCCAAATGGAGAAGCATATAGAAGAAAAGTTGTTTCATTTGAAGAAAACTATGATAATAAATTAGGTATGCTAGGAGTAAAAGTTACATCTGTCGAAGATGATAAATCGCCTCTTAAAGAAGTATATGATCCATCTCATCCAGATGCAAAGCCAAATGGATATGTAGAATATCCAAATGTAAATATATTGGTTGAAATGACAGATTTAATAGCAGCTTCACGAGCATATGATTCTAACGTAGATACATTGAATGCTCAGAAGTCTATGATATCTAAAGCTTTAGAAATAGGAAAGTAG
- the flgB gene encoding flagellar basal body rod protein FlgB produces MNTYDIIKMGLDATNLRSQTIANNIANINTEGYKRHYVTFEETLNDKMPKIEEKTDNSKGLRVDGNNVDIEEEKVNQAMATLQYNALISFANGKIAMTKSIISGR; encoded by the coding sequence GTGAATACATATGACATTATAAAAATGGGATTAGATGCAACTAATCTAAGAAGTCAGACAATAGCAAATAATATAGCAAATATAAATACTGAAGGCTATAAAAGACATTATGTAACTTTTGAAGAAACATTAAATGACAAAATGCCAAAAATAGAGGAAAAAACAGATAATTCGAAAGGATTAAGGGTAGATGGCAATAATGTAGACATAGAAGAGGAAAAAGTAAACCAAGCAATGGCAACATTACAATATAATGCTTTGATAAGTTTTGCAAATGGGAAAATAGCAATGACAAAATCAATAATAAGTGGGAGGTAA
- a CDS encoding nucleotide sugar dehydrogenase gives MVTVFGLGFVGLTTALGFSQMGHKVYGIDINYDHKEIIRSGKVPFMEPNLEDVLKQTLNKNFFVSDNLKIAMKKSEYIFFCVGTPYGKNGEADLTYLYNALEEAILSIDDDKFRTFIIKSTVPPSTTLTEIKPFIEKKNLNNNCKIGVANNPEFLREGHCWEDFIKADRIVIGVDDKKVEKKLYNLYKTANIPLYFVSLNTSEFIKYLSNSFLATMISFSNEMSMIADYIGDIDISKAFNIFHKDKRWDGCEIVSYMYPGCGYGGYCLPKDTNALYSISKKNEFDANILYNVIKINDEMPKYIVDKIEKSLTNNKTKIGVLGLSFKPNSNDVRDTSSAKIIDILIKRGYKDILVYDPVANEEFHKHYKFNINYAKSTKDLLGYVDVIVIVTAWEEFKNINLYTKKPIVDCRYILNK, from the coding sequence ATGGTAACAGTTTTTGGTCTTGGTTTTGTTGGATTAACAACAGCATTAGGTTTTTCACAAATGGGACATAAAGTTTATGGTATTGACATAAATTATGATCACAAAGAAATTATAAGAAGTGGGAAAGTGCCATTTATGGAACCTAATCTAGAGGACGTGTTAAAACAAACTCTCAATAAAAATTTTTTTGTTTCTGATAATTTAAAAATAGCTATGAAAAAAAGTGAGTATATATTTTTTTGTGTAGGAACACCTTATGGCAAAAATGGAGAGGCAGATTTAACTTACTTATATAATGCTTTAGAAGAGGCAATACTTTCAATAGATGATGATAAGTTTAGGACATTTATTATTAAGTCAACTGTTCCACCATCTACGACATTAACAGAAATCAAACCATTCATTGAAAAAAAGAATCTAAATAATAATTGCAAAATTGGTGTTGCTAATAATCCTGAGTTTTTGAGGGAAGGTCACTGTTGGGAAGATTTTATTAAGGCAGATCGTATTGTTATTGGAGTTGATGATAAAAAGGTAGAGAAAAAGTTGTATAATTTATATAAGACTGCAAATATTCCATTATATTTTGTTTCTTTGAATACAAGTGAATTTATTAAGTATTTGTCAAATTCATTTTTAGCTACTATGATTAGCTTCTCAAATGAAATGTCTATGATTGCAGATTATATTGGAGATATAGATATATCTAAGGCTTTTAATATATTTCATAAAGATAAGCGTTGGGATGGTTGTGAAATAGTTTCATATATGTATCCTGGCTGTGGATATGGTGGTTATTGTTTACCAAAGGATACAAATGCTCTTTATTCAATATCAAAGAAAAATGAATTTGATGCAAATATACTATACAATGTTATTAAAATTAATGATGAGATGCCTAAATATATAGTAGATAAAATTGAAAAATCATTAACAAATAATAAGACTAAAATTGGTGTATTAGGCTTATCTTTCAAACCAAATTCTAATGATGTCCGTGACACATCAAGTGCAAAAATAATTGATATTTTAATAAAAAGAGGGTATAAAGATATTTTAGTATATGATCCAGTGGCAAATGAAGAATTTCACAAACATTATAAATTTAATATAAATTATGCTAAATCAACGAAAGATTTGTTAGGATATGTTGATGTTATAGTAATAGTAACTGCATGGGAAGAATTTAAAAATATTAATTTATATACTAAAAAACCTATTGTAGATTGTCGTTATATATTAAATAAATAA
- the fliE gene encoding flagellar hook-basal body complex protein FliE, giving the protein MPITQINNIVQGAQLDNLIGETKLLNINNKEEKKNFEDVIIDTIDKVNFQQVTADDMKEKFIKGEDVSMHEVMLIGQEAQLSMQYLIEVRNKIHDAYQEMNKVQI; this is encoded by the coding sequence ATGCCAATTACACAGATTAACAATATAGTGCAAGGAGCACAGTTAGATAATTTAATTGGAGAAACAAAACTATTAAATATTAATAATAAAGAAGAAAAAAAGAACTTTGAAGATGTAATAATAGATACTATAGATAAAGTTAATTTTCAACAAGTAACAGCAGATGATATGAAAGAAAAATTTATAAAAGGCGAAGATGTCTCTATGCATGAAGTTATGTTAATAGGTCAAGAAGCACAACTATCTATGCAATATTTAATAGAAGTTAGAAATAAGATTCATGATGCATATCAAGAAATGAATAAGGTACAAATTTAG
- the rfbF gene encoding glucose-1-phosphate cytidylyltransferase, protein MKAIILAGGYGSRLGDITNVVPKPMIDIGGKPILWHIMKIYSYYGINDFIICLGYKADVIKDYFLHYDFKNNDFTIEIGNGNIEFLNTNDEKNWKVTLIDTGISSEKGARLKKIEKYLEDDINLLTYGDGLANINVKELIGFHNSMGKLLTISGVRPPARFGELVADGNVLESFEEKSQTSKGLINGGFMVFNKKLLEFLTEDDNCDLEYGLFEDLAKNKEIAVYKHEGLWACMDNERDMNNLNMLWKNNNAFWRLW, encoded by the coding sequence ATGAAAGCAATAATTTTGGCAGGTGGATATGGTAGTAGGTTAGGAGATATAACAAATGTTGTTCCTAAACCTATGATAGATATTGGTGGAAAACCAATATTATGGCATATAATGAAAATTTATTCATATTATGGCATAAATGATTTTATAATATGTTTAGGTTATAAAGCAGATGTCATAAAAGATTATTTTTTACATTATGATTTTAAAAATAATGACTTTACTATTGAAATTGGTAATGGAAATATTGAGTTTCTTAATACTAATGATGAAAAAAATTGGAAAGTGACATTAATTGATACTGGTATAAGTTCAGAAAAAGGAGCAAGGCTTAAAAAGATTGAAAAATACTTAGAAGATGACATAAATCTATTGACTTATGGAGATGGTTTAGCAAATATAAATGTAAAAGAATTGATAGGTTTTCATAATAGTATGGGAAAATTGTTGACCATATCAGGTGTAAGACCTCCAGCTAGATTTGGAGAATTAGTAGCTGATGGAAATGTACTAGAATCATTTGAAGAAAAATCACAGACATCAAAAGGATTGATAAATGGGGGTTTTATGGTGTTTAATAAAAAACTGTTAGAATTTCTTACAGAAGATGATAATTGTGATTTAGAATATGGATTATTTGAAGATTTAGCTAAAAATAAAGAAATAGCAGTATATAAGCATGAAGGATTATGGGCATGTATGGATAATGAAAGAGACATGAACAATCTCAATATGCTTTGGAAGAATAATAATGCATTTTGGAGACTATGGTGA